A region from the Candidatus Thiothrix putei genome encodes:
- a CDS encoding helix-turn-helix transcriptional regulator, with product MPIIVNLDVMLAKRKMRSKELAERIGITEQNVSLLKSGKVKGIRFDTLAKICEVLQCQPGDILAFESETVE from the coding sequence ATGCCTATAATTGTGAACCTTGATGTGATGCTCGCCAAACGCAAGATGCGCTCGAAAGAGCTGGCGGAACGCATTGGCATTACCGAACAGAATGTGTCCCTGCTCAAATCGGGTAAGGTGAAAGGCATCCGCTTTGATACGCTGGCGAAGATTTGCGAAGTGTTGCAGTGCCAGCCGGGGGATATTTTGGCGTTTGAGTCTGAAACCGTAGAGTAA
- a CDS encoding DNA-3-methyladenine glycosylase I, with protein MCRCAWVDLSKPDYVAYHDEEWGVPVHDDHKLFEFIVLESAQAGLSWYTILRKRDNYRQAFDDFDPEKIALYDAAKVEELLGNAGIIRNRLKVLATINNAQRFLAVQAEFGSFDTYMWQFVGGKPIVNHRKTLAEYTATTPESDAMSKDLKKRGFKFMGSTVCYAFMQATGMVNDHMLDCFRRNEEP; from the coding sequence CTGTGCCGTTGCGCATGGGTAGACTTGAGCAAACCCGATTACGTCGCCTACCACGACGAAGAATGGGGCGTACCCGTCCACGATGACCACAAATTGTTCGAGTTCATCGTGCTGGAATCGGCGCAAGCAGGCTTGAGTTGGTACACCATCCTGCGCAAGCGCGACAATTACCGGCAAGCCTTTGATGATTTCGACCCGGAAAAAATCGCGCTTTACGACGCTGCCAAAGTCGAGGAATTGCTCGGCAATGCCGGAATCATCCGCAATCGCCTGAAAGTGTTGGCTACCATCAATAACGCGCAACGCTTTCTGGCAGTGCAGGCAGAATTCGGCAGTTTTGACACGTATATGTGGCAGTTTGTTGGCGGCAAACCCATCGTCAACCATCGGAAAACCTTGGCAGAATACACCGCCACTACCCCGGAATCGGATGCGATGAGCAAGGATTTGAAAAAGCGCGGCTTCAAATTCATGGGTTCGACCGTGTGTTATGCGTTTATGCAAGCGACGGGGATGGTGAATGACCACATGCTCGATTGCTTCCGACGCAACGAGGAGCCTTAA